The sequence below is a genomic window from candidate division WOR-3 bacterium.
GCCAAGGGTTATGGTATTGGCAGATCCCTGTGTGAAGAGGAATTCCTGAAAGAGGCAGAAGCCGCATTGAACAACCCGAAGGTGTATTTGCCCGAAGATGTTCTGATTGTCAAGGAAGCCAAGGCAGGTAATCCAACACAGACCGTTGCAGCGAGCGCCATACCGGACGATTTCATGGGAGTCGATATCGGCGCGAAATCCGTTGCTCAGATAATCGATTTCATTAAGGAAGCAAAAACAATCGTCTGGAATGGTCCGATGGGTATCTTTGAGATCAGCGGTTTCGCAAAGGGTACAGAGTTTGTCGCCAAAGCAGTTGCGACCGCTACCAAAGCAGGAGCGGTTTCGATCGTGGGCGGCGGTGATACGATAGCGGCGCTTAAAAAATTCGACCTCGTAAAAGCCGTGAGCCACGCTTCGACCGGGGGTGGAGCCTCTCTGGAATTTCTGGAAGGTAAGAAGCTGCCCGGGATAGAAGCACTGAAGGAGAAATAATGGAACCGATAATTGCCGGTAACTGGAAGATGAACAAAGACCCGGCTGAATCAAGAACTCTTGTGCAGGAAGTGATGAAATCGGTCGGTGATATTAAGAACAGGATCGTCATTGTGATACCGCCTTTCACATCGCTGGCATCGGTTTGTGAGCTGATACGCAACACCAGATTCAAACTCGGCGCACAGAACATGCACTGGGAGCGCAGCGGTGCATACACTGGCGAGATTTCGGGTTTGTTCCTAAAGTCTTTGGGCTGCGAGTATGTCATTCTCGGTCATTCTGAACGTCGGCACATAATGGGTGAATCCGACGAGATGATAAACAAAAAGCTCAAGGTTGCGCTCGAGATCGGCTTGATACCGATATTCTGCATGGGCGAGACGGAGCAGGAGAGGGAATCAGGTGCAACGGAGAACGTGATCCAGAGACAGATCAGTGAAGGCCTTAAGGGTATCGAGAATGAAGCACACAAGATCATATTCGCCTATGAACCGGTATGGGCGATCGGAACTGGGAAAACCGCAACACCCGAGCAGGCAGTCGAAGTTCATAAGTTCATTCGTGGCATGCTCAAAAAACCGAGCACAATTCTCTATGGTGGCAGTGTGAAACCGGATAACATCGACATTTTGATGAAAGAGGATGAGATACAGGGTGTCCTCGTAGGTGGTGCCAGTCTCAAGCCGGAGAGCTTCGCAAGAATCG
It includes:
- the tpiA gene encoding triose-phosphate isomerase, yielding MEPIIAGNWKMNKDPAESRTLVQEVMKSVGDIKNRIVIVIPPFTSLASVCELIRNTRFKLGAQNMHWERSGAYTGEISGLFLKSLGCEYVILGHSERRHIMGESDEMINKKLKVALEIGLIPIFCMGETEQERESGATENVIQRQISEGLKGIENEAHKIIFAYEPVWAIGTGKTATPEQAVEVHKFIRGMLKKPSTILYGGSVKPDNIDILMKEDEIQGVLVGGASLKPESFARIVKYQ